One Glycine max cultivar Williams 82 chromosome 3, Glycine_max_v4.0, whole genome shotgun sequence DNA window includes the following coding sequences:
- the LOC100805202 gene encoding cactin isoform X2: protein MGKSSGRDRRRRRSHDSESDSPSDSDSDRRHRSNSRRSRRDSDGDRKKKSSKSESESPSDSDSDIRHRSSSRRSWRDSDGDRKKSSRSITEEEITKYMARKAQSKAMKVAKKLKTSTVSGYSNDSNPFGDSNLNEKFVWRKKIERDVSQGVSIDAFSMKAEKKKQRERMAEIEKVKKRREERALEKARHEEEMALLARERARAEFQDWEKKEEEFHFDQSKVRSEIRLREGRARPIDVLTKHLNGSDDLDIEINEPYMVFKGLTVNEMSELRDDIKMHLDLDRATPTHVEYWEALLLVCDWELAEAQRKDALDRARVRGEEPPAELLAEERGLHSSVEPDVKRLLQGKTLAELEALRVHIESEMRTGTAKVVEYWEAILKHLHIYKAKACLKEIHAKLLRKHLQSLERPLEDEDKLENAHVMIPEEEDTEDDIKDESFSPEPIREDQEADDEAGSFSPQLLHGDENAEAIDPEEDRAMLERNRKAVLEEQQRRVQEAMASKPTPSEDHFEMKALKAMGDMEDGDSVFGSGAEVNLDSQVYWWHDKYRPRKPKYFNRVHTGYEWNKYNQTHYDHDNPPPKIVQGYKFNIFYPDLVDKTKAPTYTIEKDGSNGETCIIRFHAGPPYEDIAFRIVNKEWEYSHKKGFKCAFERGILHVYFNFKRHRYRR, encoded by the exons ATGGGGAAGAGTAGCGGAAGAGACCGAAGACGAAGAAGATCACATGACTCTGAATCCGACTCACCTTCCGATTCCGACTCCGACAGACGCCACCGTAGCAATAGTCGCCGGTCGCGGCGGGACTCCGATGGCGACAGGAAGAAGAAGTCCTCGAAGTCTGAATCCGAGTCGCCTTCCGATTCCGACTCCGACATACGCCACCGTAGTAGCAGCCGCCGGTCGTGGCGGGACTCCGACGGCGATAGGAAGAAGTCCTCGAGGAGCATCACAGAAGAGGAAATTACAAAGTACATGGCCAGAAAGGCCCAATCGAAG GCAATGAAAGTAGCGAAAAAGTTGAAAACCAGTACGGTATCGGGCTATTCCAACGATTCGAATCCGTTTGGTGACTCTAATCTCAACGAGAA GTTTGTCTGGCGCAAGAAGATTGAGCGCGATGTTTCACAAGGTGTGTCTATTGATGCGTTTTCAATGAAGGCAGAGAAAAAGAAACAGAGAGAAAGGATG GCagaaattgaaaaagtaaaaaagagaagagaggaaAGGGCACTTGAGAAAGCAAGGCACGAGGAAGAAATG GCACTGTTAGCCAGAGAGCGTGCTCGAGCTGAGTTTCAGGActgggaaaaaaaagaagaggag TTTCATTTTGATCAAAGCAAAGTTAGGTCAGAAATTAGATTGCGTGAAGGGCGTGCCAGACCCATCGATGTCCTAACCAAGCATCTCAATGGCTCTGATGATTTGGATATAGAAATAAATGAACCATACATGGTCTTCAAG GGTTTGACTGTGAACGAAATGAGTGAGCTACGTGACGACATCAAAATGCATCTAGACCTTGACAGGGCAACACCAACTCATGTAGAATATTGGGAG GCACTCCTTCTGGTTTGTGATTGGGAGCTAGCTGAAGCTCAAAGAAAGGATGCACTTGATCGAGCTAGGGTGCGTGGAGAAGAACCTCCTGCTGAGCTGCTTGCAGAAGAAAGGGGTCTGCATTCCAGTGTTGAGCCAGATGTGAAGAGGCTTTTGCAGGGGAAGACACTTGCAGAGTTGGAGGCTTTACGGGTTCACATTGAATCAGAAATGCGTACTGGTACAGCAAAGGTGGTTGAGTACTGGGAGGCCATTTTAAAACATCTCCACATTTATAAGGCCAAG GCTTGTTTAAAGGAAATTCATGCTAAATTGCTACGTAAGCATTTGCAATCTCTTGAGAGACCATTGGAGGATGAAGATAAATTGGAGAATGCTCATGTTATGATACCTGAGGAGGAAGATACTGAAGATGATATTAAAG ATGAATCATTCTCACCAGAGCCCATTAGAGAGGATCAAGAAGCTGATGATGAGGCTGGATCATTTTCACCACAACTGTTGCACGGTGATGAAAATGCGGAAGCTATTGACCCAGAAGAAGATAGAGCCATGCTG GAGCGGAATCGTAAGGCTGTATTAGAAGAGCAGCAAAGACGAGTTCAGGAAGCAATGGCATCAAAGCCAACTCCTTCTGAAGATCATTTTGAGATGAAGGCCTTAAAAGCTATGGGGGATATGGAAGATGGAGACTCTGTGTTTGGATCTGGTGCTGAAGTGAATCTGGATTCCCAG GTTTATTGGTGGCATGACAAATACAGGCCTAGGAAGCCGAAGTATTTCAACCGTGTTCACACTGGATATGAGTGGAACAAATATAATCAGACTCACTATGATCATGACAACCCACCTCCAAAGATAGTCCAAGGgtacaaatttaatattttctacccTGATCTTGTAGACAAGACAAAAGCCCCAACCTACACCATTGAGAAGGATGGCAGCAATGGGGAGACTTGCATTATAAGATTCCACGCAGGGCCACCATATGAAGACATA GCTTTCCGCATTGTTAACAAAGAATGGGAGTATTCTCATAAGAAAGGTTTTAAGTGTGCATTTGAACGTGGAATTCTGCATGTGTACTTCAATTTCAAACGCCACCGCTACCGAAGATAA
- the LOC100805202 gene encoding cactin isoform X1, producing the protein MGKSSGRDRRRRRSHDSESDSPSDSDSDRRHRSNSRRSRRDSDGDRKKKSSKSESESPSDSDSDIRHRSSSRRSWRDSDGDRKKSSRSITEEEITKYMARKAQSKAMKVAKKLKTSTVSGYSNDSNPFGDSNLNEKFVWRKKIERDVSQGVSIDAFSMKAEKKKQRERMAEIEKVKKRREERALEKARHEEEMALLARERARAEFQDWEKKEEEFHFDQSKVRSEIRLREGRARPIDVLTKHLNGSDDLDIEINEPYMVFKGLTVNEMSELRDDIKMHLDLDRATPTHVEYWEALLLVCDWELAEAQRKDALDRARVRGEEPPAELLAEERGLHSSVEPDVKRLLQGKTLAELEALRVHIESEMRTGTAKVVEYWEAILKHLHIYKAKACLKEIHAKLLRKHLQSLERPLEDEDKLENAHVMIPEEEDTEDDIKVQSADESFSPEPIREDQEADDEAGSFSPQLLHGDENAEAIDPEEDRAMLERNRKAVLEEQQRRVQEAMASKPTPSEDHFEMKALKAMGDMEDGDSVFGSGAEVNLDSQVYWWHDKYRPRKPKYFNRVHTGYEWNKYNQTHYDHDNPPPKIVQGYKFNIFYPDLVDKTKAPTYTIEKDGSNGETCIIRFHAGPPYEDIAFRIVNKEWEYSHKKGFKCAFERGILHVYFNFKRHRYRR; encoded by the exons ATGGGGAAGAGTAGCGGAAGAGACCGAAGACGAAGAAGATCACATGACTCTGAATCCGACTCACCTTCCGATTCCGACTCCGACAGACGCCACCGTAGCAATAGTCGCCGGTCGCGGCGGGACTCCGATGGCGACAGGAAGAAGAAGTCCTCGAAGTCTGAATCCGAGTCGCCTTCCGATTCCGACTCCGACATACGCCACCGTAGTAGCAGCCGCCGGTCGTGGCGGGACTCCGACGGCGATAGGAAGAAGTCCTCGAGGAGCATCACAGAAGAGGAAATTACAAAGTACATGGCCAGAAAGGCCCAATCGAAG GCAATGAAAGTAGCGAAAAAGTTGAAAACCAGTACGGTATCGGGCTATTCCAACGATTCGAATCCGTTTGGTGACTCTAATCTCAACGAGAA GTTTGTCTGGCGCAAGAAGATTGAGCGCGATGTTTCACAAGGTGTGTCTATTGATGCGTTTTCAATGAAGGCAGAGAAAAAGAAACAGAGAGAAAGGATG GCagaaattgaaaaagtaaaaaagagaagagaggaaAGGGCACTTGAGAAAGCAAGGCACGAGGAAGAAATG GCACTGTTAGCCAGAGAGCGTGCTCGAGCTGAGTTTCAGGActgggaaaaaaaagaagaggag TTTCATTTTGATCAAAGCAAAGTTAGGTCAGAAATTAGATTGCGTGAAGGGCGTGCCAGACCCATCGATGTCCTAACCAAGCATCTCAATGGCTCTGATGATTTGGATATAGAAATAAATGAACCATACATGGTCTTCAAG GGTTTGACTGTGAACGAAATGAGTGAGCTACGTGACGACATCAAAATGCATCTAGACCTTGACAGGGCAACACCAACTCATGTAGAATATTGGGAG GCACTCCTTCTGGTTTGTGATTGGGAGCTAGCTGAAGCTCAAAGAAAGGATGCACTTGATCGAGCTAGGGTGCGTGGAGAAGAACCTCCTGCTGAGCTGCTTGCAGAAGAAAGGGGTCTGCATTCCAGTGTTGAGCCAGATGTGAAGAGGCTTTTGCAGGGGAAGACACTTGCAGAGTTGGAGGCTTTACGGGTTCACATTGAATCAGAAATGCGTACTGGTACAGCAAAGGTGGTTGAGTACTGGGAGGCCATTTTAAAACATCTCCACATTTATAAGGCCAAG GCTTGTTTAAAGGAAATTCATGCTAAATTGCTACGTAAGCATTTGCAATCTCTTGAGAGACCATTGGAGGATGAAGATAAATTGGAGAATGCTCATGTTATGATACCTGAGGAGGAAGATACTGAAGATGATATTAAAG TCCAATCTGCAGATGAATCATTCTCACCAGAGCCCATTAGAGAGGATCAAGAAGCTGATGATGAGGCTGGATCATTTTCACCACAACTGTTGCACGGTGATGAAAATGCGGAAGCTATTGACCCAGAAGAAGATAGAGCCATGCTG GAGCGGAATCGTAAGGCTGTATTAGAAGAGCAGCAAAGACGAGTTCAGGAAGCAATGGCATCAAAGCCAACTCCTTCTGAAGATCATTTTGAGATGAAGGCCTTAAAAGCTATGGGGGATATGGAAGATGGAGACTCTGTGTTTGGATCTGGTGCTGAAGTGAATCTGGATTCCCAG GTTTATTGGTGGCATGACAAATACAGGCCTAGGAAGCCGAAGTATTTCAACCGTGTTCACACTGGATATGAGTGGAACAAATATAATCAGACTCACTATGATCATGACAACCCACCTCCAAAGATAGTCCAAGGgtacaaatttaatattttctacccTGATCTTGTAGACAAGACAAAAGCCCCAACCTACACCATTGAGAAGGATGGCAGCAATGGGGAGACTTGCATTATAAGATTCCACGCAGGGCCACCATATGAAGACATA GCTTTCCGCATTGTTAACAAAGAATGGGAGTATTCTCATAAGAAAGGTTTTAAGTGTGCATTTGAACGTGGAATTCTGCATGTGTACTTCAATTTCAAACGCCACCGCTACCGAAGATAA